Proteins encoded within one genomic window of Planctomycetota bacterium:
- a CDS encoding STAS domain-containing protein yields the protein MNAAANNGSNHNAPGFGARLGTALPALRWLRSYDKSWLTGDVVAGITLAAYLLPAGLGDASLANLQPEAGLYACLFAGLVFWLFCSSRLTSITVTSAISLLVGASLGGISGGDASRFGALAAGTALLVALIAFIAWLIKAGSIVNFISESVLIGFKFGVALVLASTQLPKLFGMHGVHDNFWRNSAYFCTHLQETNPASLAIGGIALAVLVLGKVFLKHKPVALIVVVGGIAASSWLGLDARGVKLLGDVPQGLPTLGVPAIRWDDLGDLLPLALACFLLAAVETSAIGRTFAAKSGVRLDANQEFLALAAANLAAGLGRGFPVSGGMSQSLVNESGGARSPLSGLISSGIILLVIVFLSQLLKALPQPVLAAVVLMAVTGLFKFSTIRHLRKTNLTEYVVVLGALAGVLSAGLLKGVLIGAVISMVLLIRRASIPHVAVLGRIPGTRRYSDADRHTDNQRDPGVLIFRPEAGLVYFNMDHVRDMILDRIRAEAEAPKLVVIDLSATPNMDMHSAHMLGELAQELTAGGIRFRVVEARSSVRDCLRNEGVDEVLGGVNRFTSVSDAIDDQQAEPPRA from the coding sequence ATCAACGCGGCCGCGAACAATGGAAGCAATCACAACGCGCCCGGTTTCGGGGCGCGGCTTGGCACTGCGCTGCCGGCGCTGCGCTGGCTTCGCTCTTACGACAAGTCCTGGCTGACCGGCGATGTCGTGGCAGGCATCACGCTGGCGGCCTATCTGCTGCCGGCCGGGCTGGGCGACGCGTCGCTGGCCAACCTGCAGCCCGAAGCCGGGTTGTATGCCTGCCTCTTTGCCGGGCTCGTGTTCTGGCTCTTCTGCAGCTCGCGGCTCACCTCCATCACGGTCACTTCCGCCATCTCGCTGCTGGTCGGCGCCTCGCTGGGGGGGATCTCCGGCGGCGACGCGAGCCGGTTCGGCGCGCTGGCGGCGGGCACGGCGCTGCTGGTGGCACTGATCGCGTTCATTGCGTGGCTGATCAAGGCCGGCTCGATCGTCAACTTCATCTCCGAGAGCGTGCTGATCGGTTTCAAGTTCGGGGTGGCCCTGGTCCTGGCCAGCACGCAGCTGCCCAAGCTCTTCGGCATGCACGGCGTGCACGACAATTTCTGGAGGAACAGCGCCTACTTCTGCACGCATCTGCAGGAGACCAATCCCGCGTCGCTGGCGATCGGCGGTATCGCCCTGGCTGTGCTGGTGCTCGGAAAGGTTTTCCTCAAGCACAAGCCCGTGGCACTGATCGTCGTGGTCGGCGGCATTGCGGCCTCCTCGTGGCTGGGCTTGGACGCTCGCGGAGTGAAGCTGCTGGGCGATGTGCCGCAGGGGCTGCCGACCCTCGGGGTTCCCGCGATCCGCTGGGACGACCTGGGCGATCTGCTCCCGCTCGCGCTGGCCTGCTTCCTGCTCGCCGCGGTGGAAACATCGGCCATTGGCCGGACTTTCGCGGCGAAAAGCGGCGTGCGCCTCGACGCCAACCAGGAATTCCTGGCGCTGGCGGCGGCCAATCTCGCCGCGGGGCTGGGCCGGGGCTTTCCGGTGAGCGGCGGCATGTCGCAATCGCTGGTCAACGAAAGCGGCGGCGCGCGCTCGCCCCTCTCCGGACTCATCTCATCGGGCATCATCCTGCTGGTGATCGTGTTTCTGTCGCAGCTGCTCAAGGCCCTGCCGCAGCCGGTCCTGGCGGCGGTGGTGCTGATGGCCGTCACCGGATTGTTCAAATTCTCCACCATCCGCCATCTTCGCAAGACCAACCTCACCGAATATGTGGTGGTGCTGGGCGCGCTGGCGGGCGTGCTCAGCGCGGGCCTGCTCAAGGGTGTGCTGATCGGCGCGGTCATCTCGATGGTGCTGCTGATCCGCCGCGCGTCGATTCCGCACGTCGCGGTGCTGGGCCGCATTCCGGGGACGCGGCGCTATTCCGACGCTGACCGCCACACGGACAACCAGCGCGATCCGGGGGTGCTCATTTTCCGGCCCGAGGCGGGGCTGGTCTACTTCAACATGGATCACGTGCGTGACATGATCCTGGACCGGATCCGCGCCGAGGCTGAGGCGCCAAAGCTGGTGGTCATCGACCTCTCGGCAACTCCGAACATGGACATGCACAGCGCGCACATGCTGGGTGAGCTGGCCCAGGAATTGACCGCGGGAGGCATTCGATTCCGGGTAGTCGAGGCCCGCTCGTCGGTGCGCGATTGCCTTCGCAACGAGGGGGTAGACGAAGTGCTGGGTGGCGTGAACCGATTCACCTCAGTCTCCGACGCGATCGACGATCAGCAGGCCGAACCCCCGCGTGCGTGA
- a CDS encoding cupin domain-containing protein, producing the protein MTIGEVRLKAGTVIPMHNHPHEQITYLLQGRFEFTIGDESGVLEPGVAGLIPAGVMHGGKTLTECLVIDIFSPSRDEYR; encoded by the coding sequence ATGACCATCGGCGAGGTCCGCCTCAAGGCGGGCACGGTGATCCCCATGCACAACCACCCGCATGAGCAGATCACCTACCTGCTTCAGGGGCGCTTCGAGTTCACCATCGGCGACGAGTCCGGCGTCCTTGAACCGGGCGTCGCCGGGCTCATTCCGGCCGGTGTGATGCATGGGGGCAAGACCCTCACCGAGTGCCTCGTGATCGACATCTTCTCGCCATCGCGCGACGAATATCGCTGA
- the atpA gene encoding F0F1 ATP synthase subunit alpha, with amino-acid sequence MKIKTDEITSVIKKEITQFSQQLEVSEVGQVVEIGDGIARVYGLSKAMSGELVEFDSEGGVVTGQVMNLETDMVGVAIFGNATRIREGDTVRSTSRLLEVPAGPELLGRVVDALGNAVDGGPAIKATASMKVDIVAPGIKERQPVREPLQFGVKAVDSMIPVGRGQRELVIGDRKTGKTAVCIDAIINQKKYWGTPDAVVCVYVAVGQKDSTVAAVVDTLKRNGAMEYTIVVDAGAGTSAPMQYIAPYSGCAMGEWFMWQGKQGKTPKHVLCVYDDLSKQAVAYRELSLLLRRPPGREAYPGDVFYLHSRLLERSTKLSQENGGGSLTALPIIETQEGDVSAYIPTNVISITDGQIYLQPELFAAGIRPAINVGISVSRVGGSAQIKAMKEVAGSLRLDLASFRELEAFAQLGTELDASSQRQLDRGARMVQLLKQGQYTPFEVFDQCISIFAGSKGLLDDVPLDHVSSFEKDLLANFHGPNKTLRDQLVEKKSFKGLEDNFIAAIKAFKQNWRAPSDGASSAKPAAKK; translated from the coding sequence GTGAAGATTAAAACGGACGAAATCACCTCGGTCATCAAAAAAGAGATCACGCAGTTCAGCCAGCAGCTCGAAGTCTCCGAAGTGGGACAGGTGGTCGAGATCGGCGACGGCATCGCCCGCGTCTACGGCTTGAGCAAGGCCATGAGCGGCGAGCTGGTCGAGTTCGACTCCGAGGGCGGCGTGGTGACCGGCCAGGTCATGAACCTCGAAACCGACATGGTCGGCGTGGCCATCTTCGGCAACGCCACCCGCATCCGCGAAGGCGACACCGTCCGCAGCACCAGCCGTCTGCTTGAGGTGCCCGCGGGCCCCGAGCTGCTCGGCCGCGTGGTGGACGCCCTGGGCAACGCCGTCGACGGCGGCCCGGCCATCAAAGCCACTGCCAGCATGAAGGTCGACATCGTGGCCCCCGGCATCAAGGAGCGCCAGCCCGTCCGCGAGCCGCTGCAGTTCGGCGTGAAGGCCGTCGACTCGATGATTCCCGTGGGCCGCGGCCAGCGCGAGCTGGTCATCGGCGACCGCAAGACCGGCAAGACCGCCGTCTGCATCGACGCCATCATCAACCAGAAGAAGTATTGGGGCACCCCCGACGCCGTCGTGTGCGTCTATGTCGCCGTCGGCCAGAAGGATTCGACCGTTGCCGCCGTGGTGGACACGCTCAAGCGCAACGGCGCGATGGAATACACCATCGTGGTCGACGCCGGCGCTGGCACCAGCGCTCCGATGCAGTACATCGCGCCCTACTCCGGCTGCGCCATGGGCGAGTGGTTCATGTGGCAGGGCAAGCAAGGCAAGACACCGAAGCACGTGCTCTGCGTCTACGACGATCTTTCCAAGCAGGCCGTCGCTTATCGCGAGCTTTCGCTCTTGCTGCGTCGTCCGCCCGGCCGCGAAGCCTATCCCGGCGACGTCTTCTATCTGCACAGTCGCTTGCTCGAGCGATCGACCAAGCTCTCGCAGGAGAACGGCGGCGGTTCGCTCACCGCGCTGCCGATCATCGAGACGCAGGAAGGCGACGTGTCCGCCTACATCCCAACCAACGTGATTTCGATCACCGACGGTCAGATCTATCTGCAGCCTGAATTGTTCGCCGCGGGTATTCGTCCCGCCATCAACGTGGGCATCTCGGTCAGCCGCGTCGGTGGAAGCGCGCAGATCAAGGCCATGAAGGAAGTCGCGGGTTCGCTGCGACTCGATCTTGCCTCCTTCCGCGAACTCGAAGCGTTCGCCCAGCTCGGCACCGAGCTCGACGCCTCCAGTCAGCGGCAGCTTGACCGCGGTGCACGCATGGTGCAGTTGCTCAAGCAGGGACAGTACACGCCGTTTGAAGTCTTCGATCAGTGCATCTCGATCTTCGCCGGAAGCAAGGGCCTGCTGGACGATGTTCCGCTGGACCATGTTTCGAGCTTCGAGAAGGATTTGCTGGCGAATTTCCACGGACCCAACAAGACCCTTCGCGACCAGCTGGTCGAGAAGAAGTCCTTCAAGGGGCTCGAGGACAACTTCATCGCCGCGATCAAGGCCTTCAAGCAGAACTGGCGCGCGCCATCGGATGGCGCCAGCAGCGCCAAGCCCGCCGCCAAGAAATGA
- a CDS encoding CotH kinase family protein — translation MSRIRRPSFFGSWLVATLGITSLGNPALAGIRINEIQSSNLSTIQDENGDSSDWVELYNPDAAAVNLQGWGLSDNAGNPMKWLFGNVTIQPGQKLMVWASSKNRPNGPQIHTSWAISAGGEPIVLSNAGGTLVDSLPSTAIASDLSMGRKPDGTGTLYFFSQPTPGAANTTTGYPTEILAQPVFSVPGGMRTTPATVAITTTAIGGTIRYTLDGSDPTESSTAYTGPITLSSRAGQANGISMIPTNSQAVGPPYYEGWQQPIGEVYKINVLRACVFKPNVLPSRITTQSYLIDPLGVGRYPFPVISISSTSANFFSAETGIYVVGNSNNFYQEGSEWERPGHIEFYETGGALAFQGEIGVRIHGGTTVNRPRKTLRIYARNPTGSAPFNYQIFPDKSVANFKTFLLRNSGNDWGQAIFRDAFVSTLAGPTGIDRQFTRPAVVFLDGEYWGIHNVRDRFDEDYYLNHYGLGETQFTQLEICSCNGSWPSATEGDTALLADFNDILNRAGNNKFASAAGYTALAGRIDIDNYIDYNIMEIWCGNTDWPGNNQRLWRAVTPDNSQGANPRADGRWRWLLYDTDFGLGLDFSYVIGWADGANHNTLAHATAANGSDWSNNEIGTRLLRKSLDNTTFKRKFINRFADLLNTTLSSVNASASLDQYQATYSPGMTEHVNRWRQPTNWSSVLTRIRNYIQQRPAAVRSHIVSKFALSGTANLTVNVDDTAHGTVTINTVALDGSTAGVPANPYPWLGVYFKGVPIPVSAQAKEGFQFDHWSLTNLNGTLTNAFNPTTELTLTGATTLTAYFAPIPCPYDLDGSGEVDGGDIGLVLLDFGPCPGCPTDIDGSGEVDGGDIGLVLLDFGACP, via the coding sequence ATGTCACGCATCCGTCGGCCCTCATTCTTTGGTTCGTGGTTGGTTGCGACGCTCGGCATCACCTCGCTGGGGAACCCCGCGCTCGCGGGCATCCGCATCAACGAGATCCAGTCGTCCAATCTGAGCACGATCCAGGATGAAAATGGAGATTCCTCCGACTGGGTGGAGCTCTACAACCCCGACGCGGCCGCAGTGAACCTGCAGGGCTGGGGGCTTTCCGACAACGCGGGAAATCCGATGAAGTGGCTCTTCGGCAATGTGACGATTCAGCCGGGACAGAAGCTCATGGTGTGGGCCTCCAGCAAGAACCGACCCAATGGACCGCAGATCCACACCTCGTGGGCGATCAGCGCCGGCGGCGAGCCGATCGTGCTCAGCAATGCCGGCGGCACGCTGGTGGATTCCCTTCCATCCACCGCCATCGCCTCCGACCTGTCGATGGGCCGCAAGCCCGACGGCACCGGCACGCTTTACTTTTTCTCGCAGCCCACTCCGGGTGCGGCCAACACCACGACGGGATATCCCACGGAAATTCTTGCGCAGCCGGTCTTCTCCGTGCCGGGAGGAATGCGCACCACACCCGCCACCGTGGCCATCACCACGACCGCGATCGGTGGCACCATTCGCTACACGCTCGACGGCTCCGACCCGACCGAGTCATCGACCGCCTACACCGGTCCGATCACGCTCTCCAGCCGCGCGGGTCAGGCCAACGGGATCTCCATGATTCCCACCAACAGCCAGGCGGTGGGCCCGCCCTACTACGAGGGATGGCAGCAGCCCATTGGCGAGGTCTACAAGATCAACGTGCTGCGGGCGTGCGTCTTCAAGCCCAATGTGCTGCCGAGCCGCATCACCACGCAGAGCTACCTGATCGATCCACTGGGCGTGGGGCGCTACCCCTTTCCGGTGATTTCGATTTCTTCAACAAGCGCCAACTTCTTCAGTGCCGAGACCGGCATCTATGTGGTCGGCAACTCCAACAATTTTTACCAGGAGGGCAGCGAGTGGGAGCGGCCGGGCCACATCGAGTTCTATGAGACGGGCGGCGCTCTGGCGTTCCAGGGGGAGATCGGCGTGCGCATCCACGGCGGCACCACGGTGAACCGACCGCGCAAGACCCTGCGCATCTACGCGCGCAATCCGACGGGCAGCGCGCCGTTCAACTACCAGATCTTCCCGGACAAGAGCGTGGCGAATTTCAAAACCTTCCTGCTCCGCAACAGCGGCAACGACTGGGGCCAGGCCATTTTCCGGGATGCGTTCGTGAGCACGCTCGCGGGGCCGACCGGCATCGATCGCCAGTTCACGCGTCCGGCCGTGGTGTTTCTGGATGGCGAATACTGGGGCATCCACAATGTCCGCGACCGCTTCGACGAGGACTACTACCTCAATCACTATGGCCTGGGCGAAACTCAATTCACGCAGTTGGAGATCTGCTCATGCAACGGGAGCTGGCCCAGCGCCACCGAAGGCGACACGGCGCTGCTGGCGGATTTCAACGACATCCTCAACCGCGCCGGCAACAACAAGTTTGCCTCCGCGGCGGGCTATACCGCGCTGGCCGGCCGCATCGACATCGACAACTACATTGATTACAACATCATGGAGATCTGGTGCGGCAACACCGACTGGCCGGGCAACAACCAGCGGCTTTGGAGGGCGGTCACGCCGGACAATTCCCAGGGCGCGAACCCGCGTGCGGACGGTCGCTGGCGCTGGCTGCTTTACGACACGGACTTCGGGCTGGGACTGGATTTTTCCTATGTGATCGGCTGGGCCGATGGAGCCAACCACAACACGCTGGCCCACGCGACTGCGGCCAACGGCAGCGATTGGAGCAACAACGAGATCGGCACGCGCCTGCTGCGCAAGTCGCTCGACAACACGACCTTCAAGCGCAAGTTCATCAATCGCTTCGCCGATCTGCTCAACACCACGCTGTCATCGGTCAACGCCAGCGCGTCGCTGGATCAATACCAGGCGACCTATTCGCCCGGCATGACCGAGCATGTCAACCGGTGGCGCCAACCCACGAATTGGTCGAGCGTGCTGACGCGCATCCGCAACTACATCCAGCAGCGGCCCGCCGCGGTGCGCTCGCACATCGTCTCGAAGTTCGCACTCAGCGGCACCGCGAATCTCACTGTGAATGTCGACGACACGGCCCATGGCACGGTCACCATCAACACGGTCGCCCTGGATGGAAGCACGGCGGGCGTGCCGGCGAATCCCTATCCCTGGCTGGGCGTGTATTTCAAGGGCGTGCCGATTCCGGTGAGCGCGCAGGCGAAGGAAGGATTTCAGTTTGATCACTGGTCCCTCACCAACCTCAATGGAACACTGACGAATGCGTTCAACCCGACCACCGAGCTGACGCTGACGGGCGCCACCACATTGACGGCGTACTTCGCTCCCATTCCCTGTCCCTACGACCTGGACGGCTCCGGCGAAGTGGATGGCGGCGACATCGGGCTGGTGTTGCTGGACTTCGGCCCCTGCCCCGGTTGCCCCACCGATATCGACGGCTCAGGCGAAGTCGACGGCGGCGACATCGGCTTGGTGCTGCTCGACTTTGGCGCGTGCCCGTAA
- a CDS encoding FAD-dependent monooxygenase has product MNPAHLKVAIIGGGIGGLAAALALRKIGAAATVFERAPAIREIGAGLGLWANAVRVLDGLGVGGAIRAVAQPMATIGIHAADGRPLSVTDMTALTRELGTPSFVMHRADLQQALVAALPAETLVVGAECAGIEEQGDGVIVRFTNHESAKADLVVGADGFHSTIRRHLWGESDERYSGQTCYRGVVRMQVKQPGLLAEVQGRGRRLGHCPFARDRMYWFACHNAPPNQPEDPRGAKAKLLEMFRGWPFDMAGAIAATPDDAIIRNDLCDRWPLKAWSRGRVTLLGDAAHPMLPNLGQGACTAIEDALVLARSVKEAASLEEALAIYESARLPRTTRMVSLSWRFGQVARWSTPMAVALREAMFRLTPKAMMRRELLWQLGWGNESDHC; this is encoded by the coding sequence ATGAACCCCGCCCATCTCAAGGTGGCCATCATCGGCGGCGGCATCGGCGGACTCGCCGCGGCGCTGGCACTGCGAAAAATTGGAGCCGCGGCAACCGTGTTCGAGCGCGCGCCAGCCATCCGCGAAATCGGCGCCGGCCTCGGCCTCTGGGCCAATGCGGTGCGGGTGCTCGATGGACTTGGCGTTGGTGGAGCGATCCGAGCCGTCGCCCAGCCCATGGCCACCATCGGCATCCACGCCGCCGACGGCCGGCCGCTGAGCGTGACCGACATGACGGCCCTCACCCGCGAGCTTGGGACGCCGAGCTTTGTGATGCACCGCGCCGACCTGCAGCAGGCCCTGGTCGCCGCCTTGCCGGCCGAAACGCTGGTCGTCGGAGCGGAATGCGCCGGCATCGAGGAGCAGGGCGATGGAGTCATCGTGCGCTTCACCAACCACGAATCCGCGAAGGCCGATCTGGTGGTCGGCGCCGATGGATTCCATTCGACGATCCGCCGCCACCTCTGGGGCGAGAGCGATGAGCGCTATTCCGGCCAGACCTGCTACCGCGGAGTGGTGCGGATGCAGGTAAAGCAGCCGGGCCTGCTCGCCGAAGTCCAGGGCCGCGGCAGGCGGCTCGGGCACTGCCCCTTCGCGCGGGATCGCATGTACTGGTTCGCCTGCCACAACGCGCCGCCCAACCAGCCCGAGGATCCGCGCGGGGCAAAGGCCAAGCTGCTGGAGATGTTCCGCGGCTGGCCTTTCGACATGGCCGGCGCCATCGCCGCCACTCCGGATGACGCCATCATTCGCAACGATCTCTGCGACCGTTGGCCGCTGAAGGCGTGGAGCCGCGGACGTGTCACGCTGCTGGGGGACGCCGCGCATCCCATGCTGCCGAACCTGGGGCAGGGCGCCTGCACCGCCATCGAGGATGCCCTGGTTCTCGCTCGCTCCGTGAAGGAAGCGGCGAGCCTGGAGGAGGCTCTCGCGATCTACGAATCCGCGCGCCTGCCGCGCACGACCCGCATGGTTTCGCTTTCCTGGCGTTTCGGTCAAGTGGCGCGATGGTCGACTCCGATGGCGGTGGCGCTGCGCGAGGCCATGTTCCGGTTGACGCCCAAGGCCATGATGCGCAGGGAGCTCCTCTGGCAGCTCGGTTGGGGCAATGAATCCGACCATTGTTGA
- a CDS encoding CPBP family intramembrane metalloprotease, translating into MPEFDPNFIAPLGWFHLIFFGLLIPYFAWKGQRQLRAKDAAPMDRMKHFRSAAYSLVLFGAFSIFTANEQWMVLFPRELPSLWTWAAGLAMYIAMVLVMRPRWRRAVQKRVRIVHLFMPDNAKQRAWWILVAVLAGVSEEITWRGVQTGLLTNLVGMEWAAMAICAAMFGLAHLVQGWKSVAIITCFALGFHGLVWLGGSLYVAMLAHLTYDIHAGLAYGRLGRELGYKLDAPVAPPHA; encoded by the coding sequence ATGCCCGAGTTCGATCCGAACTTCATCGCGCCGCTCGGGTGGTTCCATCTCATCTTCTTCGGCCTGCTCATTCCCTATTTCGCGTGGAAGGGGCAGCGGCAACTGCGCGCCAAGGACGCGGCCCCGATGGACCGGATGAAGCATTTCCGTTCGGCGGCATATTCGCTTGTGCTCTTCGGCGCGTTTTCCATCTTCACGGCGAACGAGCAGTGGATGGTTCTGTTCCCGCGCGAGCTGCCCTCGCTGTGGACCTGGGCGGCGGGTCTGGCGATGTACATCGCCATGGTGCTCGTCATGAGACCACGCTGGCGCCGCGCCGTGCAGAAGCGGGTGCGCATCGTGCATCTGTTCATGCCGGACAACGCAAAGCAGCGCGCCTGGTGGATCCTGGTGGCGGTGCTGGCGGGCGTCAGCGAGGAGATCACCTGGCGCGGCGTGCAAACCGGGCTGCTGACCAACCTGGTCGGGATGGAATGGGCGGCAATGGCAATCTGCGCCGCGATGTTCGGCCTGGCGCACCTCGTCCAGGGGTGGAAGTCGGTGGCGATCATCACTTGCTTCGCGCTGGGCTTCCACGGTTTGGTCTGGCTCGGCGGCTCGCTCTATGTGGCGATGCTCGCGCACCTGACCTACGACATCCACGCCGGGCTCGCCTACGGACGGCTCGGTCGCGAACTGGGCTACAAGCTGGACGCGCCGGTCGCGCCGCCGCACGCCTAG
- a CDS encoding MFS transporter, protein MQLFLVSLCLTYIIVLYFLTNPLHHTRKFMVRRFVNWFPLGMTYAFLYMGRYNLVVAKGALGDLMTKEDFGFISGVGFTVYAVALFFIGPLVDKIGGKNGILLGAIGSSLMNALMAGVLYLFLHGTLKVNLVLAFSILYGLNMLFQSFGAVSTIKVKSFWFHVRERGTFGAIFGTLISLGVYFAFDWGGAIADAVKIDQPATPTKVRELLNYMFALDGRTIPALWLIFVIPALIMVVWALIDLVLLRDSPDTAGFTDFKTDDASSDEVHDKKYRYFEVMKKIFTNKIIMTIGVIELTSGILRNGILQWYQIFAKETGLGVPNITSNWGFWGCVTGIAGGFAAGVISDKLFHSRRAPSAGLMQAIMLVCTAVMIACLTLQPLNAAAAPGDSALLAWFLEYRSMVLGICAVTMMMAVIGVHSIMSGTATADFGGKKAAATATGIADACAYVGSAIQSFVIGILATKSWSYWPMFLLPFTIVGLIFAIKMWDVLPAATRRYLAEVEKKHVGEKRVRHRA, encoded by the coding sequence ATGCAGCTCTTCCTTGTCAGCCTGTGCTTGACCTACATCATCGTCCTGTACTTCCTGACCAACCCGCTGCACCACACGCGCAAGTTCATGGTGCGCCGCTTCGTGAACTGGTTCCCGCTGGGCATGACCTATGCGTTCCTGTACATGGGCCGCTACAACCTGGTCGTGGCCAAGGGCGCGCTGGGCGACCTGATGACCAAGGAGGATTTTGGTTTTATCAGCGGCGTGGGCTTCACGGTCTACGCCGTCGCGCTGTTCTTCATCGGGCCGCTGGTGGACAAGATCGGCGGCAAGAACGGCATTCTGCTGGGCGCCATCGGCTCGAGTCTGATGAACGCACTGATGGCGGGCGTGCTCTACCTCTTCCTGCACGGCACGCTCAAGGTCAACCTGGTGCTGGCCTTCTCCATCCTGTATGGATTGAACATGCTCTTTCAGAGTTTCGGCGCCGTTTCCACCATCAAGGTGAAGTCCTTCTGGTTCCATGTGCGCGAGCGGGGGACCTTCGGGGCCATCTTCGGCACGCTCATCTCGCTGGGCGTCTACTTCGCCTTCGACTGGGGCGGCGCCATCGCCGACGCCGTGAAGATCGACCAGCCCGCCACGCCGACCAAGGTGCGCGAGTTGCTCAACTACATGTTCGCCCTGGATGGCCGCACCATCCCTGCGCTCTGGCTGATCTTCGTCATCCCCGCGCTGATCATGGTGGTGTGGGCCTTGATCGACCTGGTGCTGCTGCGCGACTCGCCCGACACCGCCGGCTTCACCGATTTCAAGACCGACGACGCCTCGTCGGACGAGGTGCACGACAAGAAGTACCGCTACTTCGAGGTGATGAAGAAGATCTTCACCAACAAGATCATCATGACCATCGGCGTGATCGAGCTGACCTCCGGAATCCTGCGCAACGGCATCCTGCAGTGGTATCAGATCTTCGCCAAGGAAACCGGGCTGGGCGTGCCGAACATCACCTCCAACTGGGGCTTCTGGGGCTGCGTCACCGGCATCGCCGGGGGATTCGCCGCGGGCGTGATCAGCGACAAACTCTTCCATTCGCGCCGCGCCCCCAGCGCTGGCCTGATGCAGGCCATCATGCTGGTGTGCACAGCGGTGATGATCGCCTGCCTGACGCTGCAGCCCTTGAACGCCGCCGCGGCGCCGGGCGACAGCGCGCTGCTGGCCTGGTTCCTGGAGTACCGGTCGATGGTGCTGGGCATCTGCGCCGTCACCATGATGATGGCGGTGATCGGCGTGCATTCAATCATGTCGGGCACGGCCACTGCGGACTTCGGAGGCAAGAAGGCGGCGGCGACCGCGACCGGCATCGCCGACGCCTGCGCCTACGTCGGCAGCGCCATCCAGTCCTTCGTCATCGGCATCCTGGCCACCAAGAGCTGGTCCTACTGGCCGATGTTCCTGCTGCCCTTCACGATCGTCGGGCTGATTTTCGCCATCAAGATGTGGGATGTGCTGCCCGCGGCCACCCGCCGCTACCTGGCCGAGGTGGAGAAGAAGCACGTGGGCGAGAAACGGGTCAGACATCGGGCGTGA
- a CDS encoding nucleoside deaminase encodes MISPEIIRVGLDAAIAEAEAGWSEGGIPIGSALLNDQAEVVARGHNMRVQSGDPTAHAEVSCIRNAGRRRDWRKLTLVSTLSPCPMCSGTAILFKIPRVVIGEHRTFMGAEEWMRQQGILLHLVDDARCVALMERLQREKPDLWAEDIGE; translated from the coding sequence ATGATTTCGCCGGAAATCATCCGCGTCGGACTTGATGCGGCGATCGCGGAGGCCGAAGCGGGCTGGAGCGAAGGCGGCATTCCCATCGGCAGCGCGCTGCTCAATGATCAAGCGGAGGTTGTTGCACGCGGGCACAACATGCGCGTGCAGTCCGGCGACCCCACGGCGCACGCCGAGGTGAGCTGCATCCGCAACGCGGGCCGTAGACGAGATTGGCGCAAACTGACGCTGGTGAGCACGCTCAGCCCTTGCCCCATGTGTTCGGGCACGGCAATCCTCTTCAAGATTCCGCGAGTGGTCATCGGCGAGCATCGCACCTTCATGGGCGCCGAGGAGTGGATGCGCCAGCAGGGGATCCTGCTGCACCTGGTCGACGATGCCCGCTGCGTCGCCCTGATGGAGCGGCTACAGCGCGAGAAGCCGGATCTGTGGGCCGAAGATATTGGCGAGTGA